AAGAGCACCGGCGTCGCCGCCGGCCAGTCGAACGACGTGAGGCCGGTCCGAACCGTCCCGATCGCCAGCGTGAGGGTCGTGACGCCGACCAGCGCGGCGAACTTCACCGCGGCGTTCTGCGGTGCGGCCATCAGCGCTAGCAACCCCGGAATACCCAGCACGGCGACCTCCGCCAGCCCGAAGAAGACGTTCTCGACCCATCGCTCGACCCCGACCTTTCGGACGGCTCGCGGTCCCGCCTTGCGCCGCTCGGTGGTCGGGTCGGTTCCACGTTCGCTCATGTGGTTTCGAGGGGCTCCACCCGCCGGATCACTTCTCGTCGCGGCTCACTCGGATGACCTGCATCAGCGACTCGACCGGGACGCCTTCGAGCTCCTCGACGCCGTTCTTGTCGACGAGGACGCCACAGCCGACCGGTGTGCCGCCCTCATCGGTGATGGCGTCGATGGTCTCGGTCATCGTCGTTCCACTCGTAATGGTGTCGTCGATGACGTAGCACTCCCGGCCCCGGATCTCGGCGAAGTTCCGCGAGAAGTTCCCGCTGAGGTCCTCGATGTCGCCCTCCTCCCACTGGTGCTTTCGGGGCGCGTAGGTCGCGAGGTCGGCCCCGAGTTCGAGCGCCACGGTGGTCGCGAGCGGCGTGCCGGCCTTCTCGATCCCGACCACGAGGTCGATCTCGGTGTCGTCGTGGCCGCCGAGGAGGTCCGCCATCGCGTGCCCCACGTCCGAGAGTCGGGTGCTGTCCCGACCGAGCGCGCTCCAGTCGACGTGGATGTCCGAGAGGTGGTCGGTCGACGCCGGGCTCTCGGTCGTCGTGGGCTGGGTGCTCCCGCCGCCGCGTTCGACAAGCCAGCTCGCGGTCTCGCGCGAGACGTTGAGTTCGTCGGCGATTTCGCCGTTCGAGAGCCCCTGACCAGCGAGCTCGTTCGCGCTCTCGATGAGGTCGTCGACGTTTTTCATGCGGGAGGGTTGGCCCGGGCTGTAATAGGTGTGTTGTCCCACTTTTTTCCTCCTCGGGTGCGCTGGCGCGCACCACTCCTCGCAAAAACCTGTTCTGTCGAGTGAAGCGAGACAGAGCTCGGAAGAGCGCGGCTCTTCCAGTCGACTAAAAGGGCTGCTCGTGCCCTCGCTTCGCTCGGTCACTCGCAGTACGATTACTTCCAACTATTCCGCACAGCACAGCACCCGCCACCGCCGAAGCCCTCGGCCCTCACTCCGTTCCCGTGAGCGGAGCGAACGGTGGCACGGAGCTTCGCTCCGCTCAGTGACGAAACGGCGAAGCCGTTTCGAACCACGTGCTCCGGAGTTCGGCCCTCGCCCTTCATCCACCAGGAGAGCACAGCTCCCCTGAGCCTCGACTCACTGCCGTTCGCCGAGACACCAGGAACCGCCACCACAACCGCCGCGACCGCCACCGCGGGCCGCAACCGCACCGCCGCGGCCGCCGCCAACGGATACCGACCCCCCTTGATCCCATCGACACAGCCTACCATCGGGCGAGAGAATTTAGCGCCCCGACTCGGAACCCTCGGTCGAGAGCATCATGGCAGACGACCTCACCGAACCCGCCGAGTTCGACCCGGACGACGTACTGACCCTCGACGACCCCTCCTTCGTACCCGAGAACGTCGCGCTCGTCACGGGCGGCGGCTCCGGGATCGGCCGGGCGACCGCGCTCGCGCTCGCGCACAACGGGCTCACGGCCGTCGCGACCGACGTCGACGACGAGGGTCTCGACGAGACCGCCGAGAAACACGACGAGCTGGACCTCGACGGCGCGATCCACACCGTCTCCGGGGACCTCACCGACGACGAAGACATCGAACACATCGTCGAGGTCGCGGCCGAGCAGGGTCAGATCCGCTTTCTCGCGAACATCGCGGGCCTGCAGACGGTGGCCCCGATCGAGGAGTTCTCGATGGACGACTACGACCTGATGCAGCAGGCGATGCTCCGCGCGCCGCTCTACCTCACGAAGCTCTGCCTGCCCCACATGCGTGCCGGCGACGGGGGCGGGGCGGTCGGAAACATGTGCTCGATCCACGGCCACTACGTCACCCGCGACAAGGTGGCCTACAACATGGCGAAGTTCGGGCTCCGCGGGCTGACCCAGTCGATCGCCGCCGAGGGCGACGGCGACGTTCGGGCCTTCTCCTTCTCGACGGCCTACGTCAAGACCCCGCTGGTGACGGACCAGATCGCCGACACCGCGGAGTCGCGCGGGATATCGGAACGCGAGGTCGTCGAGGACGTGATGCTCGGCGAGGCCAGAGTCAAGGAGATGATGGAGCCCGTCGAGGTGGCGAACGTCTTCGCGCTCGGCTTCTCGGGCCACGCCAAACACCTCGACGGCGGCGACCTGCTCTTCGACGGCGGCTACACCCTGACCTACGACTGATCAGTAGGTGTCGAGGTCGGTCCCCACGGAACAGACGTACTCGCCGGTGGCCACCTGCGGCAGTCGGCGGGTACGCCAGAAGACGCCCGCGGCGTCGGCGGTCGCCTCGGCCTTCACCGCGCCGAACGCGTCGGTGATCCGGAACAGTCGGTCCCCGCGCTCGACCCGGTCGCCGAGGTCGACGAGGAACTCGACGAGGCCGCCCGCCGACGCGCCGTACTGCTCGAAGCCGGTGGCCCGGACCTGTTCCCCGCCGCTGGCCGTCCCCTCCACGAATCCGTACTCCCGAAGGACGTTCTTCACGCCCTCGACCCCGACCTCGACGCTCTTCTCGTCGAAGCCCACCGACCCGCCGAGCTCGGGGTCGATGGTCGGGACGCCCTCGTCGGGCCCCGCGCGGGCGAGCTGGCCGTCGGGTCCCTTCTGGTCGAGGACGTAGCCGCAGTCGAACGTCTTCGCGAGGTCGAGACACGCGTCGTGGAGCCGGTGGCGCGGGCCGCAGCGCACTCTGGTCTCGCGGATCATCCGACTGGTCGAGCCCTGGTGGAGGTCGAGCACGAGGTCGGCACTCGTCGCGATGTCGAACGTCGTCGCCGCGATTCGTTCGGAGGAGGTGCCCCGGTTGTCGCCCGGGTAGGCCCGGTTGAGTTTGGTGTCGTCGATCGGGTTCCGGTGTTCGGCCACCCGGAAGCCGTGGACGTTGACGATCCCGACGACCAGTATCGTCCCGGCGATCGCCTCCGGGTCGAGCTGGGGGACGAGCCGTCGGATGACCCCGACGCCGTTGAGTTCGTCGCCGTCGCTCGCGGCCTGGAGATAGAGGGTCTTGCCGTCGTCCGCACCGTTGATAACACAGACGGGGAGACCGACGTCCGCACCGTCGCGACTCTCGCCGACCGACAGCCGACCGGTGTCGACCTCGCCGGGAGCGGCGCTCGCGGTTCCGAGGCTCGTCATTATCCGAACACGACATTTCGACCGCCTTTAGCCGTTCGATATCGACGGCGAACCGACGCGATTTTGCCGCCGCCAGCGGTAGCCCAGCCGTGGCAGACACACCCGACCGCCCCCCGACCACGGAGTTCCTCGCGGCGCTCTCGGTCGCGCGCAACGCCACGGTCGGACTCGCCGTCGGGGTCGCGCTCGCGGTGCTCGCCTACGTCTACCGGGTGTTCGCGCTCGCCGGGCCGACCGCCGACACTCGCGGCTCGCCCGTGCTGTTCGCCCTCCTGGCCGTGACCCTCGCCCTCGCCGCCGCGGCAGTCGTCGCCGTCGGGCTGACGCTGGTGTCGGCCTACCGCCTCGCTCACGAGCAGTAAACTCCCCGTCCGCCGTTCCCGCCCCTCCTACTGTGCGTCCGATGTCTCCCCGCAGGCCTCGCGAAGCCGGTCGGCCCCGGTTCGTGGTCCCTTCGCCAGCAGGACGTTCTCCGCCCGGAGCTCGGTGTTCGGCCCCGGCGAGACGACCCAGTCGTCGCGCTCGTCGGCCGCCGACGCCTCGTTCACCCGGCGGACCCCTATCACTCGCATTCCGGTCTCGGTCTTCACCATCGCGTCGCCGAGCGTCGTGCCGTCGAGGTCGCTGCCCGCCGCGATCCGCTCGCGGACGAGCACCTCGTCGGACTCGCTGACGGCCTCGGCGATCACCGGATGCGAGGCGATCCCGCGGAGGACACCTTCGCTGATCTCGAGGGCGGCGTCGGAGATCACCTCCGTGCTTCGCGCGAGGTGGACCAGCCCCCGCAGGGAGACCGGGTCCTCGACCCGGCCCGCCGCCCGGAGGGTCCAGGCCTCGAAGCGCGACTGGAGCGCGTCGACCTCGGCTTCGAGGTTCAGTACTTCCTCGGCGAGGGCCTCGCTGTCGAACAGCACCGCGCCGTAGGCCAGGTCCACCGCGAGTTCGCTCATGTTCTTCATCAGCACCACCGAGTCCATCGCGCGTTCGAGGTCCGGGGTGTCGGGTTCCGGCGGGTCGGGCGGAACGTACGCCTCGCCGGTGGTGCTCTGATAGACCCCCGCGATGCCCTCTTCGAGACCGCGGAAGAGCACGACGTCGGCGGGTTCGAGGTGCGTTTCGCGCTCCGGGTTCAGGATCCACTCGCCGGCCCGCCGGATCGCGATGGCTCTGACCCCCGTCTCGGTTTCGAGGTTCAGCCCGCCGAGGGTCTCCCCGGCGAACCGGGAATCGGGGTCAACGCGGGCGCGCACGAGGGTCTCGACCGCCTCGGGGAGCGCCGCCCGGATCGCGTCGGGGAGCCGAATGTCCTCGAGGACGACCTTCGCGATGTCGCCGGTCGCGTCCGAGACCTTCTCGGTCGCGCCGACGATCCCCAACACCGGGGCGAGCGCCTCGGCGTCGTCGGGGGTGCGCGAGGCCATCAGCAGGCTCATGTGGGTCCTGAGCTGGAGGACGTCCATCTCGGATTCGAGCTGGAGGACCTCCTCGGCGACCTCGTCGCTGTCGAGGAGCACCGCCGAGTACGACAGGTCGATCATGAGCTCGGCGATGTCCTTCATCTCCGCGAGGAGTCGCTTGACGCTGCGCGGCTCGTAGTCGACCTCGCGTGCCATGCTCGACGTTCGTCCGGGCGGGCAAAAGCGTTGCTCGCGCACGTGCGTGGGGAAACGGTAATACTTTTCCCGGCAGGTCGGGTACAAGCGCTATGGCAGACGACCTCCAGAAGGGGCTCGATGAGGTTCTCGTGGCCGAATCCTCGTTGAGTCACATCGACGGTGACGCCGGACAGCTGGTCTATCACGGCTACGATATCAAGGACCTCGCGCGCGAGGCGAGCTTCGAGGAGGTCCTCTACTTGCTCTGGAACGACGAGCTCCCCGAGCGCGACGACCTGGAGGCGTTCGTCGAGGACCTCTCGGCGGAGTACACGATCGAGGAGGGCGTGGTCACGACGCTCGAAGACCTCGTGGCGGCGGACGAGCGCCCGATGGCGGCGGTTCGGACCGCGGTGTCGATGCTCTCGGCCTCGGACGACGAGGACGCCGAACCCGGCGACATCGACGCCGTCCGCCACCAGGGGCTCCGCATCGCCGCGAAGTTCCCGACGATCCTCGCGGCCTACGACCGCCTCCGCAACGGCGAGGAGCCCGTGGAGCCGAACGAGGAGCTCTCGTACGCCGCGAACTTCCTCTACATGCTCCACGGCGAGGAGCCCGACGACGTCGCCGCCGAGACCTTCGACATGGCGTTGATCCTCCACGCCGACCACGGCCTCAACGCCTCGACGTTCACCTCGATGGTGGTCGCGAGCACGCTCGCCGACACCTACAGCTCCGTCACCGGCGGCATCAGCGCGCTCTCGGGCTCGCTCCACGGCGGCGCGAACCAGGACGTCATGGAGGTCCTGCTCGAACTCGACGAGAGCGGTCAGGACCCGACCGAGTGGATCGCCGAACAGATCGACGACGGCCGCCGCATCCCCGGCTGGGGCCACCGCGTCTACAACGTCAAGGACCCGCGCGCCGAGATCCTCACCGAGAAATCCGAGGACCTCGGCAACGCCTCCGGCGAGAAGAAGTGGTACGACTACGCCGCCGCCATCGAGAAGTACCTCACCGAGGAGGAGGACTTCCCGAGCAAGGGCCTCGCGCCAAACGTCGACTTTTATTCAGGAACTGTCTACTACCAGCTCGGCATCCCGCTCGACATGTACACCCCGATCTTCGCGATGAGCCGGACGGCGGGCTGGGTCGGCCACATCCTCGAATACCAGTCCGACAACCGCCTCATCCGCCCGCGCGCCCGATACGTCGGCCCCACGGACGAGGAGTTCGTCCCGATCGACGAGCGATAACCGGTTTCCGAGCGCCGGTGCGCGAGCGAGCGCCATGCTTTTATCACCGCCGGCCATCGCTTCGCGCATGACCCGGGGCGAGCAGCGATGAAGGAGTCGTTGATGGAGATCATCCGGTGTCCGATGGACAAGCAGGAACTCGAACTCGAGCCCATCCAGGAGTCCGATGACGAGGTGCTCGAAGGCCGTCTCGTCTGCACCGAGTGCGGCGAGGAGTACCCGATCGAGGAGGGGATCCCGAACCTCCTGCCGCCGGACATGCGCGACGACCCACCGGCGTGAGCATGGCGGGCGAATCGAGCGACTCCACGACGCTCACCGTGTACCTCAACCGCACGGGGCTCCACTCGATAGACGTCCCCGAGAGCTTCGCGAGCGCCGACTCGTTCGTGATCGAACTCGAGAACCACGGCGAGGGGACCCACGTCCACCTCCGGCTCGACGAGGCGCTCTCGGGGGTCGCCTCGGTGCCGTCGAGCAACCACTACGTCCGTCCCGGCGCGACGACGCGCATCCCGGTGAGCGTCACCGACCCCGGCCCGGCCGGTGGCACGCTCACCATCGCGACCGCCTACGGGAGCCAGACCGAGACGGTCCCGCTCACCATCGAACCCAACGCGGGCAAGCGCCGCGTCAAGATCGACGAATCCCTCATCGAGCGCTCCGGGGGCGGGAGCCTCACGGGATCGGGGAGCGTCGAACCGACCCGCTCGACCTCTTCGAGCGCCCCACGACGCACGGGGTCGACGGGCTCCTCGGCGTCGGCCGGCTCGACCGGGGGCTTCAGCACGCCCGCCCTCCTCGGGGCCGCGGCTGTAGTCGTGATCGTCGGCATCGTCCTCCTCTTCCTCTCGGACGTCGTGGCGGTCTACATCGGCGCGCTCGCAGTGCTCGTCGGCGTCATCGCGGCCGCCTACCTCGTCCTCTACTGATCAGGAGTCCTTCTCACGGATCCCCTCGAACCCGCCGTCGTCGTCGAGCCGCTTCGCCCGGAGATACCGCGCCCGATAGCGGTTCGCGCCGTCGCCGACGTCGGCCTCGCGGACCTCGTCGACCCGGCCGTCGGCTACCGCCTCGATCAGGGTCTCGATCTGGCCTCGCTCGCTCGGCGTGAGTTCGATCTCGTAGGTTCGCGGCTCCTCGCTTTCGAGGATCGCCCACTGGCGCGCCGCGGCGACCACCAGCGAGCAGGGCTCGCGACACGGGAACACACCGTCGCCGCGCGGCACGTCGAGCTCCGTACTTCCGTCCTCGTCCCACTCGCGGCGCTTGAGACACTGCGAGTCCACACAGCAGGCCGCCGCGAGGTTCTCGACCCCATCGACGTCGAGGTCGTCGACGACGCCGTAGATCCCGGTCTGGCGCTCGGCGGTCTCGCGGAAGTGGGTGACGTCGAGGTCGCCCTCGCGCTCGCGGTGCCAGTTCGCCACCGTCGCGGGGTAGAAGAACTCGACCGTTCTGACGAGGTCGCGACCGTCGAGCGCGGGGAAGACCCACCCGGTGGCGAGCGTCGGTGCGGTCTTGAGCGGTCGGTACTCCCCGTCGTCGTCGAGGGTGGCTAGCTCGCGGGCGTCGAGCGGGTCGTCGTGGTGTTCGAGGTCGTCGACTTCGACGTCGACGTCGGCGGTGTGACGGAGCTCGTAGACGCGTTCGCCGTCCTCGCCGAGCCCGGCGGTGACCAGGAGCTGGCCCCACTCGCGCGAGAGGCCGGCGACGAGGCTCTCGTAGCGTTCGCGCACCCCCACCTCGTCGGCGCGTTCGACCCACCGGAGATACGCCTTCGTCGCGCCGTCCAGCCCGTTCCAGTACTCCCAGTTCGAGACGAACCACGGGTTCTCGGTCGCGAGCGCGTCGAACTCGGTCTCGGAGAGGTCCGCGTGGCTCACGCCCGGCGTCTCGAAGGTGTAGCCCGACCCGTCGTGGGTCACCGAGAGGCCGTCGCACGCGACACCGTCGGTGGCGGCCTCGCGAAGCGCGTCGAGTTGGGAGTCGTTCATCTAGTCCCCCGCCGCCGGGGTCGCGGTCCGTCGGCGGACGATGTCGAGCGCCTCGGTGACGTCCGCCCCCGCGTCGGCGGCGCGTTCGAGGATCACGTCCGCCATCAGGGGTTCGGTCCCGACCGCGCCCGCGTACCAGATCCGGTGGCCCTCGACCTCCGCCGGGATATCGTAGCCCTCGCGGTAGTCGTCGGTGAGTCCCATGTCCTCGGGGATGTCCTCCTGGGTGTGGTAGCCGTCGGCGACGAACAGCGGGACGACGACGACGTCCTCGCTCTCGAAGTAGTCGGCGACGTCGTCGACCTCGGGTTCCTCGTCCATGAAGAGCGCCTTCACTTCGGCGAACCGTTCCATCTCGCGTACCCGGTCGGCGTGGTACTTCACCGCCTTCGCGGAGTTCTCGTTTCTGTCGGTGCCGTGGCCCACGACCGCGAGGCCGACGTCCTCGCCGACGTCGGGATCGCCGGTGACGGACTCGGCGCGCTGGACGATCACGTCGGTCATCGAGGGGTGGGTCCCGGCGGGCCCACAGTAGTGAATCGTTTTCTCGACGTCCGCGGCGGTGAGGGTGGCGGTGTCGGCGTCGGTCCCCGACGAATCCCAGAGCGAGACGTCCCAGCCGTCGAGCCGGAGTTCGCGCGGGATGACCTGCTCGGTGAAGTAGCCCTCCGAGATGAACAGCGGAACGACGTAGACCTCGTCGCTGTCGAGGGTCCGGAGGACCTCCCGGAAGGAGGGTTCCTCCTTCCAGAACGCCTCGCGGACCTCGGCGAACGCACCGGACTCGCGGACGGTGTCGGCGTGGGCGAAGGCCGGACCGTGCGAGCCGGGATTCAGGTGCGAACCGTGGGCGACGATGACGAGCGCCGGCATACCCGTCCTACGGACGACGGCGATTTAGTGGCTTCGTCTCCCGAACCCCCGGTCCGGCCGGTCGACCGGCTACGGCGTGATGACCGCTCGGCCCTCGATCTCGCCGTGTTCGAGCTTGGCCGCGACGTCGTTGATCTCGTCGAGCCCGTAGCGCGTGGTCCGGAGGTCGACGTCGCCGCGCTCGACCAGCGCGACGAGTTCCTGGAGTTCGGTGTAGTTGCCGACGAGACTCCCCCGGTAGCTGAAGTCGCCGTTGACGAGCGCCTGGGAGGGTTCGTGGACGTGGCCACCGTAGCCGATGACCGTGTGCGCGCCGCCCGCGGCGACGATGTCGGGACCGAGTGCCGTGGTCTCGTCCGCCCCGACGAAGTCGAGCACCGAGTGTGCCCCTACGCCGTCGGTGATCGCCTCGATCTCGCTCGCGACGTCTTCGTTCCCCGGGTCGATGGTGTGGTGCGCACCGAGGTCGTCGGCCAGCGAGAGCGCCTCGTCCTTCATGTCGACCGCGGTGATGGTGACGGGGCTCATCGCGTCGAGACACTGGAGCCCGATGTGACCGAGCCCGCCGACCCCGATCACGACGGCGTGGTCGCCGGGGTTGAGTTCGCGCGAGGCGCGTTTGACCGCGTGGTAGGCCGTGATACCCGCATCGGCGTGGGGCGCGATGTCGACGGTACTCACGCCCTCGGGCAGCGGGATCACCGCCCGCTCGTTCGTGCGGAGGGAGTCGGCGAACCCGCCGTCCGTCGAGAGGCCGGGGAACGCGAGGTCCTCGCAGTGCATGTCGTCGCCGAGTCGGCAGGGCCGACACGTCCCGCAGGTCATCACGGTGTGACAGATCACCGGGTCGCCCTCCTCGACCATCGTGACGTCCTCGCCGACCTCGACCACCCGGCCCGCGTTCTCGTGGCCGAGGGTCATCGGGAGGTCCTGGGGCATGTACTCCGCCCACTGCCCCTCGATCACGTGGTTGTCGGTCTGACACCATCCCGCGCCTTCCACCTCCACCACCACGCCGTCGGGGGTATCGGCCTGCGGTTCGTCGACCTCGTCGATCGAGAGCGCGTTCTCCATCTCCTCGGTGTACTCGTGGAGTCTGGCTGCTTGCATGTGACCACACCGCCGTAGGACTGTCACGGTCAAAAATGTTCGTACCGAGATCGGGGCTCCCAGCCGCTTTCCGCAGCCAAAAGACGTATGATAGTCAAACACAATCGATGATGTGCAATGTACCGGCACGAGGGATCGGATGTCTTCGTCATCGACGCGCACGTCCACCACTGGGACGCGAGCACGGAGAACATCATCCACGAGGGCGGCGAACAGTTCATCCGGTGCTTCCACGACTATCACACCGCGTTCACGCCGGAGGAGCGCCAGTGGAGTATCGACGAGTACCGGAAGTACAGCGCCGAACGGATGGTCGAGGACCTCTTCCGGGACGGCCACGACGACATGGCGGTCTTCCAGCCCACCTACCTCGGCGAGTTCTACGAGAACGGGTTCAACACCATCGAGGACAACGCCGACCTGGCCGAAGAGTACGAGGACCGATTCGTGCTCAACGGCCGGTTCGACCCCCGAGAGGGCGAGGCGGGGCTTCAGGAACTCGAACGCCAAAAGGACGAACACGACATCACGGGGGTCAAACTCTACACCGCCGAGTGGAAGGGTGACTCGAAGGGCTGGCGGCTCGACTCGGAGGACTCCTTCGAATACTTGGAGAAGTGTGCCGAGCTCGGGATCACGAACATCCACGCCCACAAGGGGCCGACGATCCGGCCGCTGAATCGCGACGCCTTCGACGTGCGGGACGTCGACGACGCCGCGACCTCGTTCCCCGAACTCGACTTCATCGTCGAGCACGTCGGCTTCCCGCGGTTCGACGACTTCGCCCACATCGCGACCCAGGAGACCAACGTCTACGGGGGACTGGCGGTGGTCGCGCCGATGGCGCTGGCCCGTCCACGAAAGTTCGGCGAGATCATGGGTGAACTCCTCTACTGGGTCGGCGAGGACAACATCCTCTTCGGCAGCGACTACGCGCTCTGGGAACCCGAGTGGGTCGTCGAGGCCGTGATGGAGGCCGAACTCACCGAGGAACAACGCGACGAGTACGGCCTCGAGTTCGACCTCGAAACCAAGAGGAAGGTCATGGGCGAGAACGCCGCCGAACTCTACGACATCGACATCGAGGAACAGAAGGAGAAGCTGGCCGACGACGCCATCAGCGCCGAGTTCGACCTCGGCGACCAGTACGGGGGTGCCACCGCGGACTGATGGCCGCCACTGCTCAGCCGACGACCGACGACGTTCGCGCGCGGCTCTCGGCGGTCGACGACCCCGAACTCGACGAGTCTATCGTCGACCTCGAGTACGTCCACGACCTCACGATCGACGGGTCGGAGGTACTGGTGACGCTCGTGTTGCCGACGGCGTGGTGCTCGCCGGCGTTCGCGTGGATGATGGCGACCGGCGCGCGCGACGAACTCGAAGCCCTGCCCGAGGTGACGACCGCGACGGTCACCCTCGACGACCACATGCACGCGAGGGAGATCAACCGCGGCGTCAACGAACGGCTCGACTTCGAGACGGTCTTCGAGGACGCCGAGGACGACATCGAGGCGGTCCGTCGAACCCTCGCCGAGAAGGCGCGCGTGAGCCGCCAGTACCGTGCCGTCGACGCGCTGCTCGATGCGGGGCTCGACGCGGCACAGGTCGTCGCCCTCACCCGCGAGGACATCGACGTCGAGCACGGGACGGACGACGCGCTGGTCTATCTCGCCGACGACGCGTTCGCCGTGTGCGTCCCGGCCGACCCGCTCGCCGACCACCTCGAAAAAGCGGTCGAGGTCGGGCTCGTCCGGGAGCCGACCGACCGGATCTTCGCCACCGTCGAGGAGGAGCCGATCGAGGCCGACGACCTCGCCCACGAACAGCGCCGCGCACGGCTGACGGGCGCGACCATCTCCGGACAGGGAACCATCTGTGAGGGGCTCGATCGGGCGCGAAAACTGAAGGGCGACTAGCCGGAGCCTTCGATCCCGTAGGACCCGCCGAGACCGTACCGACCACTCTCGACCCACTCGCCTTTCTCCCAGCCGCAGGCCGGACAGACGTCCTCGTGCCAGTCGAACTCCTCGCTACACCGCTGGCACATGACCTGACGGGGTGGGCTGTCCTCCGCGAGCTGCCGGTCGTCGCTCTCGTCGTTCGATGCCATCCCCCTTCCCTACACCACGAACCATCATATACGTTCGGGAGGGTCGGCCTCAGACGATCCCGTTGTCGCGCAGGAGGTCGGCGAGAACGTGGACGTAGAGCACGACTCCGGTCAGGAACGCGATCGGCCGACTCACCCGCGACCAGAGCCAGGTCAGCACGCCGCCGACCACGACGTGGCTCAGGATCCGGAGGCTCGCCATCCCGCCCGTCCCCTCGAAGAGGTTCTCTTGGTCGGTGAAGACGCGCATCGGGTTCCGGAGCACGTCCACGGTGTGTCGCCAGTCGCCGACGCGGAGCCGTGCGAGCACGAAGTGGTCGAGGTCGATCAGCACGCCGAGCCCGACGCCGTAGGCCGCGAGCAGCCCCAGACGACGCGAGGGGTAGCGATCGCGGAGTTTCGCGAGGACGACGCCGACCACCGGGACCGATAGCAGGAAGTGCTCGCCGGAGTTCATGACTCCAGTAGAACGGTCGTCGCGGTGTGTTTTTCGTTCCTACTCCGTCGCCTCGATCG
This sequence is a window from Halococcus hamelinensis 100A6. Protein-coding genes within it:
- a CDS encoding NAD(P)-dependent alcohol dehydrogenase gives rise to the protein MQAARLHEYTEEMENALSIDEVDEPQADTPDGVVVEVEGAGWCQTDNHVIEGQWAEYMPQDLPMTLGHENAGRVVEVGEDVTMVEEGDPVICHTVMTCGTCRPCRLGDDMHCEDLAFPGLSTDGGFADSLRTNERAVIPLPEGVSTVDIAPHADAGITAYHAVKRASRELNPGDHAVVIGVGGLGHIGLQCLDAMSPVTITAVDMKDEALSLADDLGAHHTIDPGNEDVASEIEAITDGVGAHSVLDFVGADETTALGPDIVAAGGAHTVIGYGGHVHEPSQALVNGDFSYRGSLVGNYTELQELVALVERGDVDLRTTRYGLDEINDVAAKLEHGEIEGRAVITP
- a CDS encoding amidohydrolase family protein, with the translated sequence MYRHEGSDVFVIDAHVHHWDASTENIIHEGGEQFIRCFHDYHTAFTPEERQWSIDEYRKYSAERMVEDLFRDGHDDMAVFQPTYLGEFYENGFNTIEDNADLAEEYEDRFVLNGRFDPREGEAGLQELERQKDEHDITGVKLYTAEWKGDSKGWRLDSEDSFEYLEKCAELGITNIHAHKGPTIRPLNRDAFDVRDVDDAATSFPELDFIVEHVGFPRFDDFAHIATQETNVYGGLAVVAPMALARPRKFGEIMGELLYWVGEDNILFGSDYALWEPEWVVEAVMEAELTEEQRDEYGLEFDLETKRKVMGENAAELYDIDIEEQKEKLADDAISAEFDLGDQYGGATAD
- a CDS encoding iron-sulfur cluster assembly protein, translated to MAATAQPTTDDVRARLSAVDDPELDESIVDLEYVHDLTIDGSEVLVTLVLPTAWCSPAFAWMMATGARDELEALPEVTTATVTLDDHMHAREINRGVNERLDFETVFEDAEDDIEAVRRTLAEKARVSRQYRAVDALLDAGLDAAQVVALTREDIDVEHGTDDALVYLADDAFAVCVPADPLADHLEKAVEVGLVREPTDRIFATVEEEPIEADDLAHEQRRARLTGATISGQGTICEGLDRARKLKGD